Genomic window (Pirellulales bacterium):
AACGCTAACTAAGGCCGCCTGTCCGAGGGCGATTCCGCCGTCGTTGGCCGGAACCAGTCGATTCCAAAGTAACTCAATGTCGGCGGCCTCGGCTGCCGTCTGCTTTCGGACCAGCTCGAATAGCAACTCGTTCTGGAAGACCCCGCCCGAGATTGTGGCGTGCCCTAATCCGTGCGAATCACAAAGGCGGCATATCTGATTCACCACCTCGGTTGCGACGGCCGCGTGAAATCCGTAGGCAATATCTGCGACGGATCGGCCGTCCCTGCGGTCTTGCAATATCGCCGTAAGCAGGGGGCGAAAGTCGAAGTCCCCAAACTGGTAGCGCGACTGGGCTCCGACGCCTTGGGCCTGATGTTCGAGCCACACCGCCGCCTGGCCTTCGAAGGTCATCGATCGAGTAAACCCGAGGATCGCGGCCACGGCGTCGAACAATCGCCCCATCGATGTAGACGTAAAGCAGCGTAGGTTTTTGACGACCATCGACCGCGCGTGCAGAAACCTTGGCGGAAAGCAGAACGGAGGCTGCATCATGTCGGGGACATGGGGCAATTGAGCCAAAAACGCCGCAGCTGATTGCACCGGACTTTTTGCCGCTGCATCACCGCCCGGCATTTGCACAGGTCGAAGGTAGGCGGCTCTCTCAAAACCGGCCGCCGCACTACCGACGAAGATTTCGCCTCCCCAAATACCTGCATCAGTCCCGTATCCTGTCCCATCGAGGGCCACGCCAACCATCGGCTCATCGAGTAAAGAATGTTCGGCCATCACGCTTGCGACGTGGGCATGGTGGTGCTGTATTGCGACGCGGCAGCGCGCCGGCCATGTTGCCGCCAGGCGTGTTGAGGCGAACTCTGGATGCAAATCGTGAACGATCGTCAACCGGCGCGAATCAATGCGATACATTGACAATAGGTCGTAGATTGTCTCGCTGAGAGCCTTTTCGGTCTCGATGTCGCCCAGATCGCCAATATGCTGACTCATAAAGACTTCGCCATCGACGACGAGCGCAATCGCGTTCTTCAGGTCGCCGCCGAGCGCGAGAATCGGCTCTGACGTCTTCAATCGGCAGACCGAGGCAGGTGCGAAACCACGGGCGCGCCGCATCATGAAGGGACCGCCGGCGCGCACCGCCACGACCGAGTCGTCAATTCTGCGTGCGATCGGCCGCTCACCAATTAAAAGGGCGTCGGCAATACCAGATAGTCGCTCTTTGGCGTCATCGTCTAAGTACGCGATCGGTTCGGACGAACGATTGGCGCTGGTCATCACCAGTGGGCTCGGAGCGCCAGCGTCGAACAGTAGAAGATGTATTGGAGTGCTGGGGAGCATTACGCCGAGTGAAATGTTGTCGGGCGCAACGCCCGGCAGGTAGGCTTTTGCTCGTGCGAGGACGACGGGGCGCGAGACGTGCGTCAGCAATGCTTCGTGGGCCGGCGTCAGATCGACAAGTTCAGCGGCTTGCGTTCGATCGCGAGCGAGCACCGCGAATGGCCTTTCTTTGCGATATTTGCGCGCACGCAATGCTTCGACCGCTGCGGCGTTTCGAGCATCGCAGGCCAGATGAAAGCCGCCAATTCCCTTGATCGCAACGATGCCACCGGCCCGTAGCAATTCGACAGTACGATACAGCGCGGCGGCAAAGTCGCATGATCGATGCCCTCCTTCAATCAGAATATACGTTGGGCCGCAATCGGCGCAAGCTATGGGCTGCGCGTGATAACGGCGATCGAGCGGATCCGAATATTGGCGCCGGCACTCGGGACACATTTCCCACGGTCGCATTGTCGTTGCAGCGCGATCATACGGCAGGCTACAGATAATAGAGAAGCGCGGTCCG
Coding sequences:
- the hypF gene encoding carbamoyltransferase HypF; translation: MTVLPASTNRIARRISIAGIVQGVGFRPFVYRTAAKHGVAGWVLNDTAGVEIHAEAPPAELASFLSALRTSTPPAAHVTRLAIRDVEPQGTSEFSIRASHGGSPPTVRIAPDLAVCADCLAEMRDPQNARVGYPYINCTNCGPRFSIICSLPYDRAATTMRPWEMCPECRRQYSDPLDRRYHAQPIACADCGPTYILIEGGHRSCDFAAALYRTVELLRAGGIVAIKGIGGFHLACDARNAAAVEALRARKYRKERPFAVLARDRTQAAELVDLTPAHEALLTHVSRPVVLARAKAYLPGVAPDNISLGVMLPSTPIHLLLFDAGAPSPLVMTSANRSSEPIAYLDDDAKERLSGIADALLIGERPIARRIDDSVVAVRAGGPFMMRRARGFAPASVCRLKTSEPILALGGDLKNAIALVVDGEVFMSQHIGDLGDIETEKALSETIYDLLSMYRIDSRRLTIVHDLHPEFASTRLAATWPARCRVAIQHHHAHVASVMAEHSLLDEPMVGVALDGTGYGTDAGIWGGEIFVGSAAAGFERAAYLRPVQMPGGDAAAKSPVQSAAAFLAQLPHVPDMMQPPFCFPPRFLHARSMVVKNLRCFTSTSMGRLFDAVAAILGFTRSMTFEGQAAVWLEHQAQGVGAQSRYQFGDFDFRPLLTAILQDRRDGRSVADIAYGFHAAVATEVVNQICRLCDSHGLGHATISGGVFQNELLFELVRKQTAAEAADIELLWNRLVPANDGGIALGQAALVSVTSSACHLISAS